A window from Mangifera indica cultivar Alphonso chromosome 2, CATAS_Mindica_2.1, whole genome shotgun sequence encodes these proteins:
- the LOC123209401 gene encoding probable protein phosphatase 2C 33 isoform X1 → MGSCFSAESRSPIPGSPSSPALGVRRRKGSKKRPGSRSSSFSYRRDDSIHRIPGRLFLNGSSEVASLFTQQGKKGTNQDAMIVWENFAARRDTVFCGVFDGHGPYGHMVARRVRDSLPLKLSTHWEVNITSEDVLREISLNTAGSLNSEDTPFVSADEESRPSIDLEEVEKSPVIFQTLKESFLKAFKVMDRELKMHANIDCFCSGTTAVTLVKQGQYLVIGNVGDSRAILGTRDKDDSLIAVQLTVDLKPNLPAEAERIQKCRGRVFALRDEPEVARVWLPNNDSPGLAMARAFGDFCLKEFGLISVPDISCRRLTDKDEFIVLATDGIWDVLSNKEVVDIVASAPTRASAARALVESAVRVWRYKYPTSKVDDCAVVCLFLDSNSNNISTSSSFKSKELQTSMEHVKNVAEKDSEPTTPTNLDRSGTVRNGSEIPPEEIQEDDPSKHDDQQTDWSALEGVSRVNTLLNLPRFTPGKDDNKAAGTQK, encoded by the exons ATGGGGTCCTGCTTCTCTGCAGAAAGCAGGAGCCCCATCCCTGGTTCACCCTCCTCTCCTGCTCTGGGGGTGAGGAGGAGGAAGGGATCAAAGAAAAGACCGGGGTCAAGGAGCTCTTCCTTCTCATATAGGCGGGACGATTCGATTCATAGGATTCCTGGGAGGTTGTTCTTGAATGGGTCAAGTGAGGTTGCTTCACTCTTTACCCAACAAGGCAAGAAGGGAACAAACCAAGATGCCATGATTGTTTGGGAG AATTTTGCAGCGAGGAGAGATACAGTTTTTTGTGGCGTCTTTGATGGCCATGGTCCATATGGTCATATGGTTGCAAGGAGAGTGAGGGATTCTCTTCCTCTAAAACTGAGCACGCATTGGGAAGTCAATATTACTAGTGAGGATGTACTCAGGGAGATCAGTCTTAATACTGCAGGCAGCCTAAATTCTGAAGACACTCCCTTTGTATCTGCTGATGAAGAATCTAGACCCTCCATTGATCTTGAGGAAGTGGAAAAGTCTCCTGTGATCTTTCAGACATTGAAGGAGTCATTTCTGAAGGCTTTCAAAGTCATGGATAGAGAGCTGAAAATGCATGCAAATATTGATTGCTTCTGCAGTGGGACCACGGCAGTAACCTTGGTCAAGCAG GGTCAATATCTTGTCATTGGAAATGTTGGTGACTCTAGAGCCATACTTGGCACGAGGGACAAAGATGACTCTCTGATTGCAGTTCAATTGACAGTAGATCTTAAACCAAATCTTCCAG CGGAAGCTGAAAGAATACAGAAATGTAGAGGGCGTGTGTTTGCTCTTCGTGATGAGCCTGAGGTTGCTCGAGTTTGGCTGCCAAACAATGACTCCCCTGGTCTTGCCATGGCACGAGCTTTTGGAGATTTTTGCCTCAAGGAGTTTGGCCTGATATCAGTGCCTGATATATCCTGTCGACGCCTCACTGATAAGGATGAGTTCATCGTGTTGGCGACAGATGGG ATTTGGGATGTTCTCTCAAACAAGGAAGTGGTCGATATTGTTGCTTCAGCCCCAACACGAGCCTCAGCAGCTCGAGCCCTGGTTGAGTCTGCAGTTCGAGTTTGGAGATACAAGTATCCGACTTCAAAAGTCGACGACTGTGCTGTGGTTTGCCTCTTCCTCGACTCAAACTCGAACAACATATCGACATCATCCAGTTTCAAGTCCAAAGAGCTACAAACTTCAATGGAGCATGTCAAGAATGTAGCTGAGAAAGACAGTGAACCCACCACGCCAACCAATCTGGACCGCTCAGGAACTGTCCGAAATGGCTCTGAAATTCCCCCAGAAGAAATCCAAGAAGATGATCCCTCAAAGCATGATGACCAGCAGACTGATTGGTCAGCTCTTGAAGGCGTGTCTCGAGTTAATACCCTCTTGAATCTCCCGAGATTCACTCCAGGAAAGGATGACAATAAAGCTGCTGGTACTCAGAAATGA
- the LOC123209401 gene encoding probable protein phosphatase 2C 33 isoform X2 yields the protein MVARRVRDSLPLKLSTHWEVNITSEDVLREISLNTAGSLNSEDTPFVSADEESRPSIDLEEVEKSPVIFQTLKESFLKAFKVMDRELKMHANIDCFCSGTTAVTLVKQGQYLVIGNVGDSRAILGTRDKDDSLIAVQLTVDLKPNLPAEAERIQKCRGRVFALRDEPEVARVWLPNNDSPGLAMARAFGDFCLKEFGLISVPDISCRRLTDKDEFIVLATDGIWDVLSNKEVVDIVASAPTRASAARALVESAVRVWRYKYPTSKVDDCAVVCLFLDSNSNNISTSSSFKSKELQTSMEHVKNVAEKDSEPTTPTNLDRSGTVRNGSEIPPEEIQEDDPSKHDDQQTDWSALEGVSRVNTLLNLPRFTPGKDDNKAAGTQK from the exons ATGGTTGCAAGGAGAGTGAGGGATTCTCTTCCTCTAAAACTGAGCACGCATTGGGAAGTCAATATTACTAGTGAGGATGTACTCAGGGAGATCAGTCTTAATACTGCAGGCAGCCTAAATTCTGAAGACACTCCCTTTGTATCTGCTGATGAAGAATCTAGACCCTCCATTGATCTTGAGGAAGTGGAAAAGTCTCCTGTGATCTTTCAGACATTGAAGGAGTCATTTCTGAAGGCTTTCAAAGTCATGGATAGAGAGCTGAAAATGCATGCAAATATTGATTGCTTCTGCAGTGGGACCACGGCAGTAACCTTGGTCAAGCAG GGTCAATATCTTGTCATTGGAAATGTTGGTGACTCTAGAGCCATACTTGGCACGAGGGACAAAGATGACTCTCTGATTGCAGTTCAATTGACAGTAGATCTTAAACCAAATCTTCCAG CGGAAGCTGAAAGAATACAGAAATGTAGAGGGCGTGTGTTTGCTCTTCGTGATGAGCCTGAGGTTGCTCGAGTTTGGCTGCCAAACAATGACTCCCCTGGTCTTGCCATGGCACGAGCTTTTGGAGATTTTTGCCTCAAGGAGTTTGGCCTGATATCAGTGCCTGATATATCCTGTCGACGCCTCACTGATAAGGATGAGTTCATCGTGTTGGCGACAGATGGG ATTTGGGATGTTCTCTCAAACAAGGAAGTGGTCGATATTGTTGCTTCAGCCCCAACACGAGCCTCAGCAGCTCGAGCCCTGGTTGAGTCTGCAGTTCGAGTTTGGAGATACAAGTATCCGACTTCAAAAGTCGACGACTGTGCTGTGGTTTGCCTCTTCCTCGACTCAAACTCGAACAACATATCGACATCATCCAGTTTCAAGTCCAAAGAGCTACAAACTTCAATGGAGCATGTCAAGAATGTAGCTGAGAAAGACAGTGAACCCACCACGCCAACCAATCTGGACCGCTCAGGAACTGTCCGAAATGGCTCTGAAATTCCCCCAGAAGAAATCCAAGAAGATGATCCCTCAAAGCATGATGACCAGCAGACTGATTGGTCAGCTCTTGAAGGCGTGTCTCGAGTTAATACCCTCTTGAATCTCCCGAGATTCACTCCAGGAAAGGATGACAATAAAGCTGCTGGTACTCAGAAATGA